In one window of Camelus bactrianus isolate YW-2024 breed Bactrian camel chromosome 13, ASM4877302v1, whole genome shotgun sequence DNA:
- the AIRIM gene encoding AFG2-interacting ribosome maturation factor isoform X1 produces MTQDGPLFAVQEALRKCFPVVEEQQGLWQSTLRDCPPLLTSLSNLAEQLQAAQNLRFEDVPSLRAFPDLKERLKRKQLAAGDIVLDKLWERLDALLKVRDVVSSHVERVLQIYEQHADALGVDAVLQASATSPSVAEMLEWLQDIERHYRNSYLKRKYLLSSIEWGDLGNIRALPTAWDRISEDEHPDLVRDILLNVSFFLEE; encoded by the exons ATGACTCAAGACGGGCCCTTGTTTGCTGTGCAGGAGGCCCTGAGGAAGTGCTTTCCCGTGGTGGAGGAGCAGCAGGGCCTGTGGCAGAGCACTCTTAGGGATTGCCCACCCCTCCTGACCTCCCTCAGCAACTTGGCAGAGCAGCTGCAGGCAGCACAGAATCTGCGATTTGAGGATGTGCCGTCACTGCGGGCTTTCCCAGACTTAAAGGAGCGGCTGAAACGCAAGCAGCTGGCGGCTGGTGACATTGTCCTGGACAAGTTATGGGAGAGGCT AGACGCCCTCCTCAAGGTGCGTGATGTGGTCAGCAGCCACGTGGAACGCGTGCTTCAGATCTACGAGCAGCATGCAGACGCCCTCGGCGTGGACGCTGTCCTGCAGGCTTCAGCCACGAGCCCCTCCGTGGCTGAAATGTTGGAGTGGTTGCAAGATATCGAGAGACATTATCGAAATTC GTACCTGAAGAGGAAGTACCTCCTGTCCTCGATCGAGTGGGGAGACTTGGGAAACATCCGAGCTTTGCCCACAGCCTGGGACCGAATTTCAGAAGACGAACACCCAGACCTTGTACGAG ATATCCTATTGaatgtttctttcttcctggaaGAGTGA
- the AIRIM gene encoding AFG2-interacting ribosome maturation factor isoform X2 — protein MTQDGPLFAVQEALRKCFPVVEEQQGLWQSTLRDCPPLLTSLSNLAEQLQAAQNLRFEDVPSLRAFPDLKERLKRKQLAAGDIVLDKLWERLDALLKVRDVVSSHVERVLQIYEQHADALGVDAVLQASATSPSVAEMLEWLQDIERHYRNSKVPEEEVPPVLDRVGRLGKHPSFAHSLGPNFRRRTPRPCTRYPIECFFLPGRVKKLCVSLETRGHS, from the exons ATGACTCAAGACGGGCCCTTGTTTGCTGTGCAGGAGGCCCTGAGGAAGTGCTTTCCCGTGGTGGAGGAGCAGCAGGGCCTGTGGCAGAGCACTCTTAGGGATTGCCCACCCCTCCTGACCTCCCTCAGCAACTTGGCAGAGCAGCTGCAGGCAGCACAGAATCTGCGATTTGAGGATGTGCCGTCACTGCGGGCTTTCCCAGACTTAAAGGAGCGGCTGAAACGCAAGCAGCTGGCGGCTGGTGACATTGTCCTGGACAAGTTATGGGAGAGGCT AGACGCCCTCCTCAAGGTGCGTGATGTGGTCAGCAGCCACGTGGAACGCGTGCTTCAGATCTACGAGCAGCATGCAGACGCCCTCGGCGTGGACGCTGTCCTGCAGGCTTCAGCCACGAGCCCCTCCGTGGCTGAAATGTTGGAGTGGTTGCAAGATATCGAGAGACATTATCGAAATTC GAAGGTACCTGAAGAGGAAGTACCTCCTGTCCTCGATCGAGTGGGGAGACTTGGGAAACATCCGAGCTTTGCCCACAGCCTGGGACCGAATTTCAGAAGACGAACACCCAGACCTTGTACGAG ATATCCTATTGaatgtttctttcttcctggaaGAGTGAAGAAGCTGTGTGTTTCTCTGGAGACCAGGGGACACAGTTGA